One genomic window of Micrococcus flavus includes the following:
- a CDS encoding HIT family protein: MTGPDDDGAHAGGPAGSPYGDPAGDAATTDAFALPGVPDPFERLWNPHRMAYIQAGPDQVTDEHTCPFCAAPARDDESSLIVHRGATCFVILNLYPYNPGHLLVCPYRHIPMYTDATAEETREMADLAQTAMLAFEAATRPKGYNLGMNQGVAGGAGIAAHLHQHVVPRWTGDGNFLPIIAHTKNMSQTLGQTREILARVWPQAAAEHAARRERNTQAASSAPTGTDAPRTPGASA, from the coding sequence GTGACCGGCCCCGACGACGACGGCGCCCACGCCGGCGGTCCCGCCGGGTCCCCGTACGGGGACCCGGCGGGGGATGCCGCGACCACGGACGCCTTCGCCCTGCCCGGCGTGCCGGACCCGTTCGAGCGGCTCTGGAACCCGCACCGCATGGCCTACATCCAGGCCGGCCCGGACCAGGTCACGGACGAACACACGTGCCCGTTCTGCGCGGCCCCGGCCCGCGACGACGAGTCCTCCCTGATCGTCCACCGGGGCGCCACGTGCTTCGTGATCCTCAACCTGTACCCGTACAACCCGGGCCACCTCCTGGTGTGCCCGTACCGCCACATCCCCATGTACACCGACGCCACCGCCGAGGAGACGCGGGAGATGGCGGACCTGGCGCAGACCGCGATGCTCGCCTTCGAGGCCGCCACCCGCCCCAAGGGCTACAACCTGGGCATGAACCAGGGCGTGGCCGGGGGTGCGGGGATCGCCGCGCACCTGCACCAGCACGTGGTGCCGCGCTGGACGGGGGACGGGAACTTCCTGCCGATCATCGCCCACACCAAGAACATGTCCCAGACACTCGGGCAGACCCGCGAGATCCTCGCGCGGGTCTGGCCGCAGGCCGCCGCCGAGCACGCCGCCCGGCGCGAGCGCAACACGCAGGCCGCCTCGTCCGCGCCCACCGGCACGGACGCCCCCCGCACCCCGGGGGCGTCCGCCTGA
- the thrS gene encoding threonine--tRNA ligase, producing MSEPNNILLTVDGQMREVTHGITGTELFADQPTTVVMRVDGRLWDLSRELHGGESVESVDLTEPDGLDVLRHSTAHVMAQAVQQLRPDAKLGIGPFIMDGFYFDFDVAEPFTPEDLKQLEKMMQRIVKSGQTFRRRVVTEDEARAEMADEPYKLELLGKKDDAENAGEGASVEVGAGEITIYDNVERKSGDAVWCDLCRGPHLPSTKLIGNGFALTRSAAAYWLGNEKNKQLQRIYGTAWASKEDLKAYQERLAEAERRDHRKLGAELDLFSFPDELGSGLPVFHPRGGVIRKQMEDYSRTRHEQAGYEFVYTPHITKQHLYEVSGHLDWYADGMFPPMQIDEQRDPETGQITKQGQNYYLKPMNCPMHNLVFRSRGRSYRELPLRLFEFGQVYRYEKSGVVHGLTRVRGMTQDDAHIYCTREQMQEELTTTLTFVLDLLKDYGLDDFYLELSTKDPEKSVGSDEIWEEATRTLAEVAEASGLQLVPDPGGAAFYGPKISVQARDAIGRTWQMSTIQLDFNLPERFDLEYQAADGTRQRPVMIHRALFGSIERFLGVLTEHYAGAFPAWLAPEQVVAIPVAEAFNDYLGDVVARLRAEGIRARLDDSSDRFPKKIRSASKEKVPFVLIAGGEDAEAGAVSFRFRDGTQDNGVPVDEAVARIVKAVRDREVTP from the coding sequence GTGAGCGAGCCGAACAACATCCTGCTGACCGTCGACGGACAGATGCGGGAGGTGACCCACGGCATCACCGGCACCGAGCTCTTCGCGGACCAGCCCACCACGGTGGTGATGCGCGTGGACGGGCGGCTCTGGGACCTCTCCCGCGAGCTGCACGGCGGCGAGTCCGTGGAGTCGGTGGACCTCACCGAGCCGGACGGCCTGGACGTGCTGCGCCACTCCACCGCCCACGTCATGGCCCAGGCGGTGCAGCAGCTGCGTCCGGACGCCAAGCTCGGCATCGGCCCGTTCATCATGGACGGCTTCTACTTCGACTTCGACGTGGCCGAGCCCTTCACCCCGGAGGACCTCAAGCAGCTGGAGAAGATGATGCAGCGCATCGTCAAGTCCGGCCAGACCTTCCGCCGCCGCGTGGTCACCGAGGACGAGGCCCGCGCCGAGATGGCGGACGAGCCGTACAAGCTCGAGCTGCTCGGCAAGAAGGACGACGCCGAGAACGCCGGCGAGGGCGCCTCCGTGGAGGTCGGCGCCGGCGAGATCACGATCTACGACAACGTGGAGCGCAAGTCCGGCGACGCCGTGTGGTGCGACCTCTGCCGCGGCCCCCACCTGCCCAGCACCAAGCTGATCGGCAACGGCTTCGCCCTGACCCGCTCCGCCGCCGCGTACTGGCTCGGCAACGAGAAGAACAAGCAGCTGCAGCGCATCTACGGCACCGCGTGGGCCTCCAAGGAGGACCTCAAGGCCTACCAGGAGCGCCTGGCCGAGGCCGAGCGTCGCGACCACCGCAAGCTCGGCGCCGAGCTGGACCTGTTCTCCTTCCCGGACGAGCTCGGCTCGGGCCTGCCCGTCTTCCATCCCCGCGGCGGCGTGATCCGCAAGCAGATGGAGGACTACTCGCGGACCCGCCACGAGCAGGCCGGGTACGAGTTCGTGTACACCCCGCACATCACCAAGCAGCACCTCTACGAGGTCTCCGGGCACCTCGACTGGTACGCCGACGGCATGTTCCCGCCCATGCAGATCGACGAGCAGCGCGACCCGGAGACCGGGCAGATCACCAAGCAGGGGCAGAACTACTACCTCAAGCCCATGAACTGCCCCATGCACAATCTGGTGTTCCGCTCCCGCGGGCGCTCCTACCGCGAGCTGCCGCTGCGGCTGTTCGAGTTCGGGCAGGTGTACCGGTACGAGAAGTCCGGGGTGGTCCACGGCCTCACCCGCGTGCGCGGCATGACCCAGGACGACGCCCACATCTACTGCACCCGCGAGCAGATGCAGGAGGAGCTCACCACCACGCTGACCTTCGTCCTCGACCTGCTCAAGGACTACGGCCTGGACGACTTCTACCTGGAGCTCTCCACCAAGGACCCGGAGAAGTCCGTCGGCTCGGACGAGATCTGGGAGGAGGCCACGCGCACCCTCGCCGAGGTCGCCGAGGCCTCCGGCCTGCAGCTGGTCCCGGACCCGGGGGGCGCCGCCTTCTACGGCCCGAAGATCTCCGTGCAGGCCCGCGACGCGATCGGCCGCACGTGGCAGATGTCCACCATCCAGCTGGACTTCAACCTGCCCGAGCGCTTCGACCTCGAGTACCAGGCCGCCGACGGCACCCGTCAGCGTCCCGTGATGATCCACCGCGCCCTGTTCGGCTCGATCGAGCGCTTCCTCGGCGTCCTGACCGAGCACTACGCGGGCGCCTTCCCGGCGTGGCTCGCGCCCGAGCAGGTCGTGGCCATCCCGGTGGCCGAGGCGTTCAACGACTACCTGGGCGACGTCGTCGCGCGCCTGCGCGCCGAGGGGATCCGGGCGCGCCTGGACGACTCCTCGGACCGCTTCCCGAAGAAGATCCGCTCCGCGTCCAAGGAGAAGGTGCCGTTCGTGCTGATCGCCGGCGGCGAGGACGCCGAGGCCGGCGCGGTCTCCTTCCGCTTCCGGGACGGCACGCAGGACAACGGCGTCCCGGTGGACGAGGCCGTGGCCCGCATCGTGAAGGCGGTGCGGGACCGCGAGGTGACCCCGTGA
- a CDS encoding DNA polymerase III subunit alpha, with amino-acid sequence MSAFPHLHVVSAFSAHYGVSWPADLAAAAAAAGMDLLACTDRDGLYGTAKHVAACLRHGITPIVGVDLAVRWAEDEPAGRVVVLARGGRQGTGYRALCRVVSAAHARTTGGSASGEPWASVAELAAAATGPVPHAADPSRPATPELAVLLGPDSDVGRHLAHRRTAAGAAALRRWRSALPAGTPHVEVVSHLSAPGQRLDTGHAVKMLRAARAARVPAVLANAVRYAAPDGAATADVLDAVRALSSLDAVHDLQPNGQGWLKPTEAMHRIAREVADAADERPGPLLAATRALAEACAVDPEADLGWGVPRVPEAAVVGIEGDPDAVLRRRTLEGLAARYPALHTGAGRFGTSRAARDLEDRAEHELGIITRLGFAGYFLTVAAVVDLIEGMGVRVAARGSGASSLVNHALRISHVDPMANGLIMERFLSDDRSTLPDIDIDVESARRHEIYHAVVARFGPERTTLMSMQNAYRARGAVRDAGLALGMDEHEVDGIAKQLWRFSASDFRGALTRMPELSDLAGRIDSGRREGRHQLDLLVDLTERLDRLPRHISMHPCGVILSDAHLLDRTPVQPSGMGLPMSQFDKHDMDPMGFLKLDILGVRMQSAIAYTLQEVERTTGERIDLEQVPLDDRATYEMIRTTHTLGCFQIESPGQRELIGKLEPREFNDLTVDISLFRPGPMQSDMVRPFLEHRHGWAPAHYPHPDLEPVLAETHGVTVFHEQVLRTMDVMTGCGLARADELRRLIGGPEERRVEAFFRSAALEKGYGLDVIDEVWATLHAFGSFGFCKAHGAAFAVPTYHSAWLKTHHPAAFMAAILEHDPGMYPARLMVAEARRMGIPVLPVDVNRSTRHVRVERIPSHPEVDGRPTGRSVPDAAPSDADRWGIRLPLTALSGLSDAEIDRLDAGRPYASLADVRDRARPTARSLERLAQLGALDCLLPPGGASRTDLVHHLELQHSATRSDAPGRAARRSRPSRPRQVDGQLALDLPDTELTALAPLFPEPSRDAAVRTELDLTALDVTAHLMDSHAPYLDALGVTRAKDLLSRRTQSRVLVAGVRVATQTPPMRSGKRVVFLSVDDGTGCVDASFFTEAQHASGEMLFSARLLLIEGTVRRTGARAVSVQAVRAWDLHRPETLPDPDYLDATRDRWRAWLAADRRSAALRRRGVEVPGAVPDIPHHGTGGWPVKVRPDVAVPMAARVAARPGPAPAPAPQGAAAPASRLVPPA; translated from the coding sequence ATGAGCGCCTTCCCGCACCTGCACGTGGTCTCCGCCTTCAGCGCCCACTACGGAGTGAGCTGGCCCGCGGACCTCGCCGCCGCCGCCGCGGCCGCGGGCATGGACCTGCTCGCCTGCACGGACCGGGACGGCCTCTACGGCACCGCCAAGCACGTGGCCGCGTGCCTGCGCCACGGGATCACCCCGATCGTGGGCGTGGACCTCGCCGTGCGCTGGGCCGAGGACGAGCCCGCCGGGCGGGTGGTGGTCCTGGCCCGGGGCGGCCGGCAGGGCACCGGGTACCGCGCCCTGTGCCGCGTGGTGTCCGCCGCCCATGCCCGCACCACCGGGGGATCCGCCAGCGGCGAGCCGTGGGCATCGGTGGCCGAGCTCGCCGCCGCGGCGACCGGGCCCGTGCCCCACGCGGCCGACCCCTCCCGCCCCGCCACGCCCGAGCTGGCCGTGCTCCTGGGCCCCGACTCGGACGTGGGCCGCCACCTGGCCCACCGTCGCACCGCCGCCGGGGCCGCCGCGCTGCGCCGCTGGCGCTCCGCCCTGCCCGCCGGGACGCCGCACGTGGAGGTCGTCAGCCACCTCTCCGCCCCCGGCCAGCGCCTGGACACCGGCCACGCCGTGAAGATGCTGCGCGCCGCCCGCGCCGCCCGCGTCCCCGCCGTGCTCGCCAATGCGGTCCGCTACGCCGCCCCGGACGGCGCCGCCACCGCGGACGTCCTGGACGCCGTCCGCGCCCTGTCCTCCCTGGACGCCGTCCACGACCTCCAGCCCAACGGCCAGGGCTGGCTGAAGCCCACCGAGGCCATGCACCGGATCGCCCGGGAGGTGGCCGATGCCGCGGACGAGCGCCCCGGACCGCTCCTGGCCGCCACCCGCGCCCTCGCCGAGGCCTGCGCCGTCGACCCCGAGGCCGACCTCGGGTGGGGCGTGCCGCGCGTGCCCGAGGCCGCCGTCGTCGGCATCGAGGGGGACCCGGACGCGGTGCTGCGCCGCCGCACCCTCGAGGGCCTCGCCGCCCGCTACCCCGCGCTGCACACCGGGGCCGGCCGGTTCGGGACCAGCCGCGCCGCCCGGGACCTCGAGGACCGCGCCGAGCACGAGCTCGGCATCATCACCCGCCTGGGCTTCGCCGGGTACTTCCTCACCGTCGCCGCCGTCGTGGACCTCATCGAGGGCATGGGTGTGCGCGTGGCCGCCCGCGGCTCCGGCGCATCCTCCCTCGTCAACCACGCCCTGCGGATCTCCCACGTGGACCCCATGGCCAACGGCCTGATCATGGAGCGCTTCCTCTCGGACGACCGCTCCACCCTCCCGGACATCGACATCGACGTGGAGTCCGCCCGCCGGCACGAGATCTACCACGCCGTCGTCGCCCGCTTCGGGCCCGAGCGCACCACCCTGATGAGCATGCAGAACGCCTACCGCGCCCGCGGCGCCGTCCGCGACGCCGGCCTGGCCCTCGGCATGGACGAGCACGAGGTGGACGGGATCGCCAAGCAGCTCTGGCGCTTCTCCGCCTCCGACTTCCGCGGCGCCCTCACCCGCATGCCCGAGCTCTCCGACCTCGCCGGGCGCATCGACTCGGGCCGCCGCGAGGGGCGCCACCAGCTCGACCTGCTCGTCGACCTCACCGAGCGACTGGACCGCCTGCCCCGCCACATCTCCATGCACCCCTGCGGCGTCATCCTCTCCGACGCGCACCTGCTGGACCGCACCCCCGTCCAGCCCTCCGGCATGGGCCTGCCCATGAGCCAGTTCGACAAGCACGACATGGACCCGATGGGCTTCCTCAAGCTCGACATCCTCGGCGTGCGCATGCAGTCCGCGATCGCCTACACCCTCCAGGAGGTGGAGCGCACCACGGGGGAGCGGATCGACCTCGAGCAGGTCCCCCTGGACGACCGCGCCACCTACGAGATGATCCGCACCACCCACACCCTCGGCTGCTTCCAGATCGAGTCGCCCGGCCAGCGCGAGCTGATCGGCAAGCTCGAGCCGCGGGAGTTCAACGACCTCACCGTGGACATCTCCCTCTTCCGCCCCGGCCCCATGCAGTCCGACATGGTCCGGCCCTTCCTCGAGCACCGCCACGGGTGGGCCCCCGCCCACTATCCCCACCCCGACCTCGAGCCCGTCCTCGCCGAGACCCACGGCGTCACCGTCTTCCACGAGCAGGTCCTGCGCACCATGGACGTGATGACCGGCTGCGGCCTCGCCCGCGCCGACGAGCTGCGCCGCCTCATCGGCGGCCCCGAGGAGCGGCGGGTCGAGGCGTTCTTCCGCTCCGCCGCCCTCGAGAAGGGCTACGGCCTCGACGTGATCGACGAGGTCTGGGCCACCCTCCACGCCTTCGGCTCCTTCGGCTTCTGCAAGGCCCACGGGGCCGCCTTCGCCGTGCCCACCTACCACTCCGCGTGGCTCAAGACGCACCACCCCGCCGCCTTCATGGCCGCGATCCTCGAGCACGACCCCGGCATGTACCCCGCCCGCCTCATGGTCGCCGAGGCCCGCCGCATGGGCATCCCCGTCCTGCCCGTGGACGTCAACCGCTCCACCCGCCACGTCCGCGTCGAGCGCATCCCCTCCCATCCCGAGGTGGACGGGCGCCCCACAGGACGGAGCGTCCCCGACGCCGCCCCCTCCGACGCCGACCGCTGGGGCATCCGCCTGCCCCTCACCGCCCTCTCCGGGCTCAGCGACGCCGAGATCGACCGTCTCGACGCCGGACGGCCCTACGCGAGCCTCGCCGACGTCCGGGACCGGGCCCGCCCCACCGCCCGCAGCCTCGAACGCCTCGCCCAGCTCGGGGCCCTCGACTGCCTCCTGCCCCCCGGCGGCGCCTCCCGCACCGACCTCGTCCACCACCTCGAGCTGCAGCACTCCGCCACGCGCAGCGACGCCCCCGGCCGCGCCGCGCGGCGCTCGCGGCCATCCCGGCCGCGCCAGGTGGACGGGCAGCTCGCCCTGGACCTGCCGGACACCGAGCTGACGGCCCTGGCCCCGCTGTTCCCCGAACCGTCCCGGGACGCGGCGGTGCGCACCGAGCTGGACCTCACCGCCCTGGACGTGACCGCCCACCTCATGGACTCCCACGCCCCCTACCTGGACGCCCTCGGCGTCACGCGGGCGAAGGACCTGCTGTCCCGGCGCACCCAGTCCCGCGTGCTCGTGGCCGGGGTGCGGGTGGCCACCCAGACCCCGCCCATGCGCTCGGGCAAGCGCGTGGTGTTCCTCTCGGTGGACGACGGCACCGGCTGCGTGGACGCCTCCTTCTTCACCGAGGCCCAGCACGCCTCGGGGGAGATGCTCTTCTCCGCGCGGCTGCTGCTGATCGAGGGCACCGTCCGCCGCACCGGCGCCCGGGCGGTGTCCGTGCAGGCGGTCCGCGCGTGGGATCTGCACCGCCCCGAGACGCTCCCGGACCCGGACTACCTGGACGCCACCCGTGACCGCTGGCGTGCCTGGCTCGCCGCGGACCGCCGCTCCGCCGCCCTGCGCCGCCGCGGCGTCGAGGTCCCGGGCGCCGTGCCGGACATCCCGCACCACGGCACCGGGGGGTGGCCGGTGAAGGTGCGTCCCGACGTCGCGGTGCCCATGGCCGCCCGGGTGGCGGCCCGGCCGGGACCCGCCCCCGCGCCCGCACCGCAGGGAGCGGCCGCCCCGGCCTCCCGCCTGGTCCCGCCCGCCTAG
- a CDS encoding DUF6504 family protein — protein MGTFTQSVAVECAQDGAPARLRWEGREYVLAERPLRWFERRRWWAEEVRAEKGRGPGLVDHEIWRLQVSLARAAHAPVRTLDLAHHLDSGRWRLVRVHEPAAAGTLRRTA, from the coding sequence ATGGGGACCTTCACGCAGTCCGTCGCCGTGGAGTGCGCGCAGGACGGGGCACCCGCCCGCCTGCGCTGGGAGGGCCGGGAGTACGTCCTGGCCGAGCGACCGCTGCGCTGGTTCGAGCGCCGGCGCTGGTGGGCCGAGGAGGTCCGCGCCGAGAAGGGCCGCGGACCCGGTCTCGTGGACCACGAGATCTGGCGGCTCCAGGTGAGCCTGGCCCGGGCCGCGCACGCCCCCGTGCGGACCCTGGACCTCGCCCATCACCTCGACTCGGGACGCTGGCGGCTCGTGCGCGTGCACGAGCCCGCCGCGGCGGGGACCCTGCGGCGCACGGCATGA
- a CDS encoding metallophosphoesterase family protein yields MTEKTFAPHPEPTPDATSGVGRRGLLTAGALAAAGTLAAAPAHARPSHAGGPRRGHSASAAMPLAFGPSRRMRIVQFNDTQGGADSDRRTLEFMGKVLDRERPDFALINGDVIDGSPKTDLEVKQAYNNFVSPMESRGVKWAITFGNHDEDSVEGHGTTMTESRILDFVRQYKHNLNPAPVPGVPGHSNAQILVRGSRGAAPAFAIWLLDSGRYATEADTHGQSTGGFKSYDWIRPQQVRWYEETSEATASRFGKQNPGLMFFHIPTHEHAQLWHAAQSVEEASDHASAVARFGIEGVKHEDVYMGLVNSGIYASVKERGEVKGIYCGHDHINTYKGNFFGIELGYAPGTGFDTYGLNDGTWDQHTLRGARVFELDERNTAVYAGGTRVVWARDLGIDMDSAGQPLAEPVPFPAYVKA; encoded by the coding sequence ATGACCGAGAAGACCTTCGCCCCGCACCCCGAGCCGACCCCCGACGCCACCTCGGGCGTCGGTCGCCGCGGCCTGCTCACCGCCGGCGCGCTGGCGGCGGCCGGCACCCTCGCCGCCGCCCCCGCGCACGCCCGTCCCTCCCATGCGGGCGGTCCCCGTCGCGGCCACTCCGCGAGCGCGGCCATGCCGCTCGCCTTCGGCCCGTCCCGCCGCATGAGGATCGTGCAGTTCAACGACACCCAGGGTGGCGCCGACTCGGACCGCCGCACCCTCGAGTTCATGGGCAAGGTCCTGGACCGGGAGCGGCCCGACTTCGCCCTCATCAACGGCGACGTGATCGACGGCTCGCCGAAGACTGACCTCGAGGTCAAGCAGGCGTACAACAACTTCGTTTCCCCCATGGAGTCGCGCGGCGTCAAGTGGGCCATCACCTTCGGCAACCATGACGAGGACTCGGTGGAGGGGCACGGCACCACCATGACGGAGTCCCGCATCCTCGACTTCGTGCGCCAGTACAAGCACAACCTCAACCCGGCGCCGGTCCCGGGCGTCCCCGGTCACAGCAACGCGCAGATCCTGGTGCGCGGCTCCCGCGGCGCCGCCCCGGCGTTCGCGATCTGGCTGCTGGACTCCGGCCGGTACGCCACCGAGGCGGACACCCATGGCCAGTCCACGGGCGGCTTCAAGTCCTACGACTGGATCCGCCCCCAGCAGGTCCGCTGGTACGAGGAGACGTCCGAGGCCACCGCGTCCCGGTTCGGCAAGCAGAACCCCGGCCTCATGTTCTTCCACATCCCCACGCACGAGCACGCCCAGCTGTGGCATGCCGCGCAGAGCGTCGAGGAGGCCTCGGACCACGCCTCGGCCGTGGCCCGCTTCGGGATCGAGGGCGTGAAGCACGAGGACGTGTACATGGGCCTCGTGAACTCCGGCATCTACGCCTCCGTGAAGGAGCGCGGCGAGGTCAAGGGCATCTACTGCGGCCATGACCACATCAACACCTACAAGGGGAACTTCTTCGGCATCGAGCTCGGCTACGCCCCCGGCACCGGGTTCGACACGTACGGCCTCAACGACGGCACGTGGGACCAGCACACCCTCCGCGGCGCGCGCGTGTTCGAGCTCGACGAGCGCAACACGGCCGTCTACGCCGGCGGCACCCGCGTGGTGTGGGCGCGCGACCTCGGGATCGACATGGACTCGGCCGGCCAGCCCCTCGCCGAGCCCGTGCCGTTCCCGGCCTACGTGAAGGCCTGA
- a CDS encoding DUF6318 family protein, with the protein MTTLPTPRRTLRRHRLTRTSTFGAALLLALAACGADSPDPDASPSEPSASVTPGPATTTTAAAPASESESSSASATAGGSTSGSPTDDGAYVPASEKGPARNVPKPVMPEAVKEDTPEGAEAAVEYWWDAVYYLQQTNDPEPLKAVSTTECKICSSYIDTIDQIYTSGGWHTGTAPSIDSIITQDLEYASSSTMLMTIEAGRAYSEDGAVVADTEVPRESKQPWRAITRFDDAKSRWLVEEATYEGADE; encoded by the coding sequence ATGACGACCCTGCCCACGCCTCGGCGCACCCTGCGCCGCCACCGACTCACACGGACGAGCACCTTCGGGGCGGCGCTCCTGCTGGCCCTCGCCGCCTGCGGCGCCGACTCCCCCGATCCGGACGCCTCCCCGAGCGAGCCGTCCGCGTCCGTGACGCCCGGTCCGGCCACCACGACGACGGCGGCGGCCCCCGCCTCGGAGTCGGAGTCCTCGTCCGCGAGCGCCACCGCGGGCGGCTCGACGAGCGGGTCCCCCACCGACGACGGTGCGTACGTCCCCGCCTCTGAGAAGGGACCGGCGCGGAACGTGCCGAAGCCCGTGATGCCCGAGGCCGTGAAGGAGGACACCCCGGAGGGAGCGGAGGCCGCAGTCGAGTACTGGTGGGACGCCGTGTACTACCTGCAGCAGACGAACGACCCGGAGCCGCTCAAGGCGGTGTCAACCACGGAGTGCAAAATCTGCTCTTCCTACATCGACACGATCGACCAAATTTACACTTCAGGCGGATGGCACACTGGCACAGCACCCTCCATCGACTCGATCATTACTCAGGATCTGGAATACGCCAGCTCCTCGACAATGCTGATGACAATAGAGGCAGGACGCGCATATTCAGAGGATGGCGCTGTTGTAGCCGACACGGAAGTGCCGCGGGAATCCAAGCAGCCCTGGCGGGCAATTACTCGGTTCGACGACGCTAAATCTCGGTGGCTGGTCGAAGAAGCTACCTACGAGGGGGCAGACGAGTGA
- a CDS encoding PKD domain-containing protein, with protein MSGCLESLAGEPGIDGCLGQEDAFCPGEDSTWVVPETTDTAAPGEPPTYGMRQCTQSGAGPDPAADGVDARPAVSIDDVAELFAPEPRILSDDEGRGVRNAETNFYTEGEVRTLRTTMNGEEVDLRLTPIQYIWDYGDGSAPHVTSVPGSAQPGFDVPTATSHVYEETGAYPVTLTTVYVGEVRYAGGDWQRIDGQITRTAAPETADIWTTSTRNVAEDCAADPGAWGCTGPVENP; from the coding sequence GTGAGCGGCTGCCTCGAGAGCCTCGCCGGTGAGCCCGGCATCGACGGCTGCTTGGGGCAGGAGGATGCCTTCTGCCCCGGTGAGGACAGCACGTGGGTGGTCCCCGAAACCACGGACACGGCCGCCCCCGGCGAACCGCCCACCTACGGCATGCGTCAGTGCACGCAGTCGGGTGCCGGACCGGACCCGGCCGCGGACGGGGTGGACGCCCGGCCGGCGGTCAGCATCGACGACGTCGCCGAGCTGTTCGCTCCGGAGCCGCGGATCCTCTCCGACGACGAGGGCCGCGGCGTCCGCAACGCCGAGACGAACTTCTACACCGAGGGCGAGGTCCGGACCCTGCGCACCACCATGAACGGCGAGGAGGTGGACCTGCGGCTCACTCCCATCCAGTACATCTGGGACTACGGGGACGGCTCCGCCCCGCACGTCACGTCGGTGCCCGGCAGTGCCCAGCCCGGCTTCGACGTCCCCACCGCCACCAGCCACGTCTACGAGGAGACCGGCGCCTACCCGGTGACCCTCACCACCGTCTACGTGGGCGAGGTCCGGTACGCGGGCGGGGACTGGCAGCGGATCGACGGGCAGATCACCCGCACCGCCGCCCCCGAGACCGCGGACATCTGGACCACGTCCACCCGCAACGTCGCCGAGGACTGCGCCGCCGACCCCGGAGCCTGGGGCTGCACAGGACCCGTCGAGAACCCCTGA
- a CDS encoding SOS response-associated peptidase, producing MCGRYVMARAAGDLVALGGGELPDGGLELRPNWNVAPTADVPILVERVLDGAGAGGGGAVRRELHVARWGLVPPWAKELAVGSRAFNARSETVTSKPTFRSAVRARRCAVPVQGYYEWKAPEPGSKGPDGKAAQKQPYYVHPAGAGDGEGPVIWFAGLYEWWKDPEADARGQDPWVLSASILTMDSPSDDDADPVLAQLGDLHDRLPVPLSPEAMDAWLEPVKLGSAEEAEARVAEVTGQAFDIARGWALRPVGRAVGSVRNNGPELIEELGEQQGTLL from the coding sequence ATGTGTGGACGGTATGTGATGGCCCGCGCGGCCGGTGACCTCGTGGCGCTCGGCGGCGGGGAGCTGCCGGACGGGGGACTGGAGTTGCGCCCGAACTGGAACGTGGCGCCCACCGCGGACGTGCCGATCCTCGTGGAGCGTGTGCTGGATGGCGCCGGGGCCGGCGGCGGTGGGGCCGTGCGTCGGGAGCTGCATGTGGCCCGGTGGGGCCTGGTGCCCCCGTGGGCGAAGGAGCTGGCGGTGGGCTCGCGGGCCTTCAACGCGCGGTCGGAGACGGTGACGTCCAAGCCGACGTTCCGTTCGGCCGTGCGGGCGCGCCGGTGCGCCGTGCCGGTGCAGGGGTACTACGAGTGGAAGGCGCCGGAGCCGGGGTCGAAGGGTCCGGACGGGAAGGCGGCCCAGAAGCAGCCGTACTACGTGCACCCGGCCGGTGCCGGCGACGGCGAGGGTCCGGTGATCTGGTTCGCGGGCCTCTACGAGTGGTGGAAGGACCCGGAGGCGGACGCGCGCGGGCAGGACCCGTGGGTGCTGTCCGCCTCCATCCTCACCATGGACTCCCCGTCCGACGACGACGCCGACCCCGTGCTGGCCCAGCTCGGCGACCTACACGACCGCCTGCCGGTGCCCCTGTCCCCGGAGGCCATGGACGCCTGGCTGGAGCCGGTGAAGCTCGGCTCCGCCGAGGAGGCCGAGGCCCGGGTGGCCGAGGTCACCGGCCAGGCGTTCGACATCGCCCGCGGCTGGGCCCTGCGCCCGGTGGGTCGCGCGGTGGGCAGTGTGCGGAACAACGGCCCGGAACTCATCGAGGAGCTGGGGGAGCAGCAGGGCACACTGCTCTGA